Genomic segment of Bacteroidales bacterium:
GTGAAGATGAAACAAAAAAAGAGGCCATCTTTGAAGGCCTCTTTTTTATTAAAATCAAATGTATTATCCCTTATAACTTAGTAAATGTAAAGGGGAATGATCCAAATGATCCCTGGTCAACAGTGATAGTAAAGAGCATTTCATAGGTCCCATCACACGTGTTTAAAAGGCCAGTTCCAGCATACGCGATGTTCGTATAACTAAACGCAACAGAAGCAAGTGTCGTTTTTACTGCGGTTACTTCAAAGTTGAGCGGGTTTACAATCATTTTCAGCGGTCCTTGGTCCTCGGTCAAACCATCAAGTTCAGCCAAACCTGATACATAAACAATGAACTCATCAGCAGGATCAACTGTAATGGTTATGCCTCCGTCAACGGCCCAATCTGCACTTACAGCACGATAAGCACCAGAAACCAGGTCTGGGTCATAGGCGCAAACAACAGCAGCATTAATTGCAGCATTAGATCTGTATATAACAGATCCATCAGATGTTAATGCTTCAATGTTGAATACATCGCCTGGTTCAACATCACCAAGTTGTATGCCCAATGCAGTAGCTACTTCATGCATGAAAATTACCACATTAGACGGAAAGGTGCTGATTCTCTTGAGTTCAACCCTGCTTTTGTTTCCATTAAAAGAAGCAATAATTATAATTTCATTTACTTCAGTCGCATCCACATTCAGGTCAAATTGAATGAAGGTATTTGCTGGATCATTTACGTCAAAAACAGCAGGGTTTAGATTTGTAATTGCGGGAACAACACCTTCGTTTCTTGGGCCCGCAGGATCAACAACCTCAGTTTCGCAAGCCGAAAAGGTCAGAACCATCGCTGCAAAAAATGTCAAAATTTTATATGTTTTCATATTCTGGTTATTTTTAATTAAAATTTAAAACTTAGCGGGTGCCGCCGGCCCACCATACATTTTCAGTGTAAATGTATGTTCCATCGCCATATGCATTACGTACGTTTTCATTCGTAGTTACATCACTTGCTCCATAGGTGTAACGTAGTGGAAACTGAGTGGTATTCAATGGATTATCAAGATCTATTACATTATCTCCCATTGCTCTTAAGCGGCGGTAGTCGTTGTAGGCTTCAACAGCTTCTTCCTCATAGAATGCAATGTATTTTTGATTCATTACTTCCTGAAGAGGATTTGCATTAAATTTTGGAAGGACTTCGTTGTCAAAATATGCTTCAGCATCTGCAGCGGCCACTCCAATATTTACTTTTTGCAAAGCAGCAGTTACTCCATTTTCAAGAGCAGTTCTGGCTAAATCTAGGTTGGCTAAACGAACATAAGCTTCCGCTTTCAAAAACTCAATCTCATGATAGCTTAACACGTAAGTTGGAGCAGTAGGAGTTGAAATAGCTGAAATTCCATAACGTCCCTGGATTTGTTCCGGACCTCCATTTGGTGCAAATTCAAAGGAACCTGCAGAAGGATGCCTCTTCCAGAAAATAGTATCTCTTGGATCGTTTCTATCATCAAGTTTATCAGCTAAACTCTGGCTGGCTCCAAAATAATCGCGATCAGTAAAGAAGCGATAGAAAGGACTAAAGGTTGTAGCACCATTGTAGTCGAAGCTGGCTTCTTCGGCGGCTGATGTAAATGATTGATTTGCATAGGTGATGACATCAGCATAGGCTGGTGTTCTATGTGACAGGCGCATTGTGTAACGAGCCTTTAAACCATAAGCAAATCTTAACCAATTGGCAGCATTTCCACCGTAAATAAAGTCTTGCGCACCTATGGACGGGAAAACAGTAGTTTGCCCCAGGTTGGCAATGGCGTCATCAAGAAGTTGAAAAACTTCTGCATAAATAGCTTCCTGCTTATCAAGATTAGGGGTAAATATTACTCCAGGTTGCAGCGCTTCTGACCAGGGTGCATCACCCCACAGGTCAGTAAGAAGGGCTAATGAGTATGCATTTAATGCTTGTGCAATGCCAAGGGTATGATAGTTGCCTTCCTCAGAACCACCCGTGGATGTTTTCTCAATGATTAGCTTAAGATCAGCAAGATTTCTGTAGATGGAGTTCCAGGAGTTGTTGTAAGTTGTTGAGCTCACAGGTTCACCTGATCTGATTTCAGCATTATAACTTTGGTTCCAGATTCCAACGTTATGCTCAATGTAAACTGATGCATAAAAAGCAAGATCACTCCCCGCTAAAGTAAATGCGGTTCTTGTTATTACGTCAGTAATGATCAGGTTTGTAGCAACATCAGTTGGATCGTTGACATTTTTATTGATATCATCCATGATATCTTCTGAACACGACAGGGTTGCGAAGACCAGTAGTCCAGATAACAGGATATTTATTAATTTTCTCATATTTATATACTTTTTAAAATTAGAATGTAATATCTAAACTGAATCCATAGCTGGTAGTTTGTGGAAGAGAGAACCTCTCAAATGAACCACCCATATTAGTATTTCCCTGTGACGTTTCCGGGTCAAGGTTGCGAAGTGCAGACCAAATTAAGAGATTTCTTGCAAACAGTGAAATACCAACATTTGCTGTTTTGTAAATATTCCTTGGCAGTTGAAATCTCATCGAAACTTCACGTAACTTGACAAATGAATTCTCGTGGATGTAGTATTCATCAATGTTGGATAACACATTCGTGTATAGCGATTGTACAGCCAGAGGATCATTAGATCCACCTCTTACAATATCGTTAGGGGTACCATCGGGCTTAACACCTTCATAAATGAAAGTTGACTCCCTATCCTCAGTTACAGCCGACATACCATAAAGGTCAAGCAGTCCGTTTGATCCGGAATACATCATTCCGCCTTGTTTCCATTCAAAAACAGCGCTTAAGGAAATTGACTTGTATGAGAAAGCAGTTGTACCATTCAGGATGAAATCTGGTGAAACCTCTCCGATTACTCCTGGTTCACCTGCCTGTGGGAAACCATGGTTCCAGGCGCCTGGGTTATCAACAACAACTTTATTACCGTCTTCGTCACGTACAAACGTGGTTCCATAAATAACCGGGAAAGTATTACCAATGCCAGCGCGGACCTGGGGTGTTACGAAACCACCCAGGAATATACTTTCTACACCAGGTGCAAGCTCGTCAACCATATTGGTAACTTTGGTATAGTTGAAGTTTAAATCCCATTGGAAATCACTTGTTTGAACCGGGGTTGTATAGAGCATAATTTCATGAGCGTCAGTAGTGACGGCACCACCGTTCATTACAAGTGTTGCTGCTCCTGTAGAACCTGCGAGAGGTACAGGGAAAATCTGATCAGTAACATTTTGTTTCGAATATGTATAGTCAATTCCTAACCTGTTGTTAAAGAACTTCAGATCAATACCGAGTTCGTATGAAACAGTGTTCTGTGGTTTCAAGTTGGGGTCATAAAGTGCATTGTTAGGAATGTAGGCGCTAATTCCACCAATTGGGTATTGAATTGGCGTACCAATCCAAAAACCTCCGCCATAAGCTGGAGAAATAAAGAAGTTCTCTAGGTAGTTTCCGGCTTGCCCTACTTCAGCGTATGAAGCCCTTACTTTTGCAAATGATAGCCAATCAACTTGTTTTAATGGCTCAAGTTCAGTTGCTACAAAAGATAACGAAACAGATGGGTAGAAAAAGGTTCTGTTATCCCTTGGCATAGTTGAAACCATATCGTTTCTACCTGTTGCATTAAGGAAAAGCATAGACTTCCAGGAAAGTGATAAGCTACCAAAAAAACCTATTGATCTGTCTTGCCACTGTTCCTCATTGGCTGTAACAACACTTGCATTGCCAATATGGTTCCATCCCGGGAAATTGAAGTTTTGACCAGTTTCAGTATATCCCTTTGTGTTTACGTGGTTCACCTCATTACCTAACAAAATGTTGAAGTCAAAATCATCATTTATAAGCCAACCAAGCGAGGCTGTGAAAAGAGAATTGAAAATAGAATTTGTTGTACCAAAGTTGTCAATAACACCTCTGGAGTTTCCTCTACTACCATAGCCAAAGATATTTTGCAGATGAGTAGTATAAGTGTCTGCACCTGCCTGATAACGAAGGTTCAGCTTCATACCACTTCCAATGTTAGTATTATATGCAACAAATGCATTTCCAAAGAAGCGGTTTGTGTTTTCGTTAAAGGTGTTATTGTCTGGAACCCAGTATGGATTATCGAAACTACCGCCACGGAAATATATCTGCCTTGTAGGCTCACCGGGTCTGAAATTGGGAATACCTTTTAGGTTATAGCTGGATGGTGCAGCAAGAACTCCTGTTAACGATCCATCATTAGCTCCAGACAATTTGTCCATGCTAACTGTTGAATAATTAGATGTAAAACCAACTCTGAATTTATTGTTGAGCTTTCTTTCTGCATTTATCCTGGCATTATAACGTGTCATTCCTGTATTTAATGCAATACCAGTCTGATCGGTGTTGCTGAAGCCAAGAGAGAAGTTGCCCTCATTGGTAGCTTGCGAAACACCGATGTTATTGGTCATGGTATAGCCAGTTTCATAATAATCTGTCCAGTTATTATATACCTGTGGAGTTACCCAAGGATCTAACCCTGCCTGTTCCAACTGAACAACCCGGTACATACCTGGGTGTCCGTGGTTGTTTCCACCAAAAGTTGGATTATCTGGCAAGTCAACAATTTTGGGACCCCACGACATTGATGAATTATTAACATAATTTCCGTTAGTACCTTGTGCATAAGTTGTTTGGTAATCAGGAGTTCTGGAAACAACATCAAAGCTACTATTGTGTCCAATTGAAACAACAGGTCTTCCTACTTGATTATTTTTTCCACTCTTGGTGGTAATAATAATCACACCGTTGGAGGCGCGAATACCATAAAGCGCTGCAGCAGCCTGACCTTTGAGAATGTCAATGCTTTCAATATCGGCAGGGTTGATGTCAATTGCACGGTTTGAGATATCAGATCCTGTTACACTATTTCCTGTAGAATAAGCTGGAGTGGATGCTATTGGCATACCATCAATAACGTACAGGGGAGTATTGTTACCAGTGAAGGAACGGGCGCCCCTGATTTGAAACTGAGTAGATGCTCCGGGCATACCACTTGAAGGTTTAATGTCAACACCTGCAATTTTCCCTTGTAATGCACCAAGCAAACTTGTGTTACCTGTTCGTGCAATGTCTTCATTGGTAACAGCCTGAACGGCATAACCAAGTGATTTTTTCTCTCTTGAAATTCCTAGTGCGGTAACTACCACACCTTCAAGATCGAATACATCTGATTCGAGAGATACATTCACTTCGGTCCGGCCTTCGAAGTAAACTTCTACTGTTTTTTTGCCAATGAATGCGAAAACAAGAACAGTTGCAGTTTCGGGAACGACGATCTGGTATTTCCCGCTATTGTCAGTGGTGACACCTATTGTGGTTCCTTTCACCATGACGGTAGCGCCTGGAATGCCACTACTATCCTCCGTGCTGGTCACAGTTCCTGTGATCGTTTTTTGGGCGAACACAACTTGCACCGCAAAAAACATGCAGGCAAGCAGAATGATAATTTTTCTCATAATTGATTAAATTTAGTTAGAAATGGTTAAACACTGATTAAATTGAATTGCTCGTTTGTTCATGAATATGTATTTGGTGAAACATTGCTATAGATTACCAATTTAGTGGGAATGCCTATATGAATCCGACTGCTAAATTAGGACAAAGATATAATTTATTAACAATATTTAACAAAAAAATAATCTTTGCTTAATAATTGAATAACAGCTACCTATTCTGGGATTACGCTAATTCGAGAGTGATTTAAATTATTCAAGTTCACCAATATGGGTTTCAACATCTTGTAAAATCTCGTTTGACTTTACCAACGACTTCATTTTGTTGTGATCAGGAAAGAGTGGGCGGTCAATATCAAGGTATTCAACATAGCGCCTGATCACTTCACGAGCTTTATTGGTTCCTGTGCCGTATAAATAAGGTGTTTCGTATTTCTCCCTCAGGTCGAGTGCCTGTGCTGCAGCCATGAATTCAATGCCAAGAATTCCGTAAGCATTGTCCAGGATTTTGAAGTTTTTTAATGCAGTATTCATGCCCATAGAAACAAAATCTTCCTGATCAGCAGCGGCAGGAATTGACTGAATACTTGCCGGCATCGAAAGTATGCGTTGTTCAACAATTTGCATATCGGCTGTGTATTGGCTCAACATCAGTCCGCTGAACATTCCAGCACCTTTGGTTAAAAATGGAGGCAAACCTACACTTAGCGCCGGATTGTTCAGGCGGTTCATCCTGCGTTCGGATAGAACACTGACCATAGTAACTGCCGCTCCAATCATATCCATTGGCAAACAAACAGGGGAACCCTGGAAATTAGCGCCTGAAAGCTGAATGTTTTCTTCAGGGAAAAATATAGGATTATCACCAACTCCGTTTAATTCTATCTCAACCTGTTTTTTCGCCCAGGCAACGGCATCGTGTGCAGCACCAATTACTTGCGGCGTCGAACGCATGGAGTAAGCATCCTGAACCTTTACTTTCATGCGTTTTTCAATCAAATCGCCACCGGCAGCTACTTTGCGGATTGCTGCTGCGCTTCTTACTGCTCCCGGGAAACCTCTGACTTCATGAATCCTGTGGTTATAAGGACCAAAGTTGGCTTTGAGCGCTTCAAGTGTCATGGCGCATGCAATCTCTGCTTGCTTGAGCCAGCGGTTGGTGTCGTACAACATGATGGCGCTCATGCCTGTTAATACATTAGAGCCGTTGATGGTTGCAAGCCCATCGCGGGCAAGCAAACCAGGAACCGGAATCCCGGCGCGATCCAGCGCTTCTTTGCCATCAAGTAATTCTCCTTTATAAAATGCATGACCTTCACCCATCATCAATAATGCAATCTGCGACATTGGTGCAAGGTCGCCGCAAGCTCCTACCGATCCCTTTTCGCAAACATGGGGAGTTACTCCTTTATTAAGCATATCCACCAGTGTTTGAGTAATTTCAAGCCTGCAACCTGAATTGCCATGCGCATGAACATTTACACGGCTTACCATAGCAGCCCTTACCCATTCTTCGGGCATGGGGTCACCTATTCCTGCGGCATGGTTATACACAAGATATTTCTGAAAATCTTTCACCTGGTCGTCGTTGAGCACAACTTCCGAAAATTCTCCAATACCTGTATTTACGCCATACATAATTTCTTTGGCGACGATTTTTCTTTCAAGCATCTCACGACAGGTGTTGATGCGGGAAATAGCATCAGGATGCAGTTCAATTTTTTCGTGATGCCTTGCTACTTTTACAAGGTCTTCGATGGTCAGATTGTTTCCGTTGATGATGAGGGTCATGAATGTAAATTTTAGTTCAATGTTATAGGTTCAAAGTTCAAAGTTCAATGTTTTGTGTTACTGGTTGCTTGTTGCAGGTTGCTGATTGCAGGTTACTGATTGCTTGTTCGTTGTTTCTTGATTCTTGTTTCTTGTCTCTTGTCTCTTATCTCTTATTTCTTGCCACTCGTCCCTCGTCCCTTTGTCATTTCTCACTTTCTCCTTTTCTCTCATTCTCAATCCTCAACTCCCCTTCGTCCTGTTATCCGCCGGAATTACACCTGCTCTTTTTCCTACACCTTCCTTAAATAATTTCCTGTAAGTGATATGGCGTTTTGAAAAAGTGCTCTCAACAGCAGCATGAAGTGCCTGCATCTTTGGGTTGAAGTCGCCCACCCAGGCAAGTTCAACTTCTTTGTAGCTGGGTTTGTGCTGCATCATCTTATCCATGTGCCAGAAAATTGCCGATTCAATACCATACCGCTGAAAGCGTGGAATTACACCCATCACCGTTATACGGGCTTTGGTATATTTGATTTTGCGTTTGATGTTAAGGAACCGGAGTTTATCGAACAAATTCATTTTTCCATTAAAATGTTTCAGTAACTGGTTGGCATCCGGTAGCATGACCAGGAAAGCAACAGGCTTATCATCATGATAAACAAACCAGATAAATTCTTCATCAAGGATATGTTTTGCCTGTTTAAATTCTTTTCTCAGCACATCTAGGTCAAGCGGTGTAAAGTGTTCATGGTAAACCCATGCCTGGTCATATATTTCTTTAACATCTTTCAGGTATTTTTCAGCATTTGCCGAACTGAAATTTTCATATTTGAAACCTGGTTTTTGCCTGATCCAATCGGCAATCTTCCAGAAACGCTCAGGGAATTTTTTAGTGAGGTCAAGCTTGTTGGTGATTTGTTCGAAGAAATTATAGAACCCATAAGCTTCAAAAAATTTCTTGTAATAAGGCAGGTGATAGTTCATGCCGTAGCTTGGGTTATCAAAACCTTCTACCAGCAATCCCCAATAGCTTTCGTTTTCCCCGAAATTAATGGGGCCGTCCATGGCTTCGAGCCCGGCTTTTTCGAGCCAGTTTTTGCAAGTATCAAATAACAGGAAGGCAGCTTCCTGGTTATCAATGCATTCAAAAAATCCCATACCACCTGTTGGCTGTTCATATTTGTTCGCTTTTGCCCAGTTGTAAAATGCTGCAACGCGGCCAATCAATTTGCCATGATCGTCCTTCAATATCCAACGGCAGGCATCACCGTTATTAAAAAACGTGTTTTTGTCAGGGTTAAAGATGCTTTCGATATCGGCATCCAGGGGGCAAACAAAATTAGGGTCGTGGCTATAAATTACCCTTATAGTTTCATGAAACTGCTTAATTGTTTTACGATCAGCAACTTGTATTATTTGCATGAAGATGGTGTTGGTTTACAGGCTAGCAAAATCAGCAGGATTATACGCAAATATATAACATTCCCGTTATTCCAAGTATTCTCAATAATATTTTCTGACTAAGCATTTGAGAATTGCCTGTTATTAAATGGTTAAATTTGCAGCGATTTTTTTCGGCCCTAAACTTTAATTTGGGCAGCAAATATTGATAGATGATCGGTTTCATTAACGTTTAAACAACCCTAAGGCAATTCCAATCCTCAACAGCTGAAATCGTGAAATTGTGAATCTGAAATCTCATAATGAAGAAAATTGATTTTTTGTTACTGAAAGCATACATCGGCCCATTGGTGCTGACTTTCTTCATTGCTATTTTTGTTCTATTGATGCAGTTTGTGTGGAAGTATGTTGATGACCTGGTCGGAAAGGGTTTGCCCTGGAATGTGGTGGCCGAGCTGATGTTTTATGCATCTTCCACATTTGTGCCAATGGCGCTTCCGCTGGCAATTTTGCTATCCTCGCTCATGACTTTTGGGAACCTCGGTGAACATTATGAACTTGTTGCCACCAAAGCTGCAGGCGTTTCGCTTCGCCGGGTGATGACCCCGTTGATTTTTTTATCAGTGGCTATTGGCATTGGAGCATTCTATTTTTCCAATATTGTATTGCCTATTGCGAACCTTAAGTTCCGCTCAATTCTCTACGATGTGCGGCAACAGAAACTGGCGTTCAATATAAAAGAAGGTATTTATTACGATGGCCTTGAGGGGTATGTGATCAGGGTAGGTAACAAGGAAAATGACGGGAAAACCATCCGTGATGTGATGATTTACGACCACACCGATGCCATGGGCAATACCACTGTTACCCTCGCAGAATGGGGAACTATGGAGCAAACACCCGACGGACGGTTTCTGATTCTTACGCTGAATAACGGTTATAGTTATGATGATAAGCCCGATCGCAGCGATCCGGAAAACTCCCCCTTCCTCAGGATGGGTTTTGATAAAGAAGTGAGACGATTTGATTTGTCTGGCTTTGAACTCAACAGAACTGACGAGGATCTTTTCAGGCACAATTACCAGATGTTCAACCTCCGACAGCTTGAATATTCCCGCGATTCGCTTACCAACTTGTTCGTTCAGCGCCGTGAAAATTTCGCAAAAACCATGGGTCAAAACTATTATTACTTTTCACGCCTCGATTCAACCAAGATTGTAAAACCGGATTCCACGCTTGTGTTTCACGGCGATTTTATTGCCGGGATCAATCATGAAGAACGACAGAAAGCAATAGAAGCTGCAATGAATTCAGCCCGTGCAGTGAAATCTACACTCGAAGGCACAAAATCAAGTTTTTCGGGGCAGCTCAGGCATATCCGCAGGCATTATATTGAATGGCACCGCAAATATACTCTGTCTGTTGCCTGCCTGATATTATTCTTCGTCGGCGCGCCTTTAGGAGCTATTATCCGTAAAGGTGGATTAGGATTGCCACTAGTGGTTTCTACCTTATTATTTGTATTGTTCCATATTGCATCAACCACAGGCGATAAATATGTGAGAACCGGGGTGATGGACCCCTGGGTTGGTATGTGGTTGTCGTCGGCGCTTTTTTTGCCGCTGGGCATCTGGCTTACGTATAAAGCTGTTACCGATTCGCCGCTCATGGATTCCGATGCATGGGGAAAGATTTTTCGCAAAAGGGATAAAAATAGTTCAGAAAATATAAAAACATCAGCATGAAGAAAATTGCATTTATTACTGGAATTACCGGTCAGGATGGCGCCTATCTCGCCGAAATGTTGCTTGAAAAAGATTATAAGGTTGTTGGTGGCTTCCGGAGGTTAAGCACACCCAATTTCTGCCGCCTCGAAGAATTGGGAATTTCCCGCAAACTTCACCTTGTTGAAACCGACCTGCTCGACGCCAGCAATCTCACCCGCATCATCAGGGAAGTGAGGCCAACCGAGGTTTATAATCTTGGAGCCCAGAGTTTCGTGGCCCATTCTTTCAAAAATCCGATCCTTACAGGAAATGTTACCGGAATGGGAGTAACGAACTTGCTTGAGGCCGTCAGAATTGTAGATCCGGGAATTAGGTTCTACCAGGCTTCAACTTCTGAGTTATTTGGTCAGGCAAGGGAGTTCCCGCAAAATGAAAATACACCTTTTTATCCCCGCAGTCCTTACGCCGTAGCCAAACTTTACGGGCATTGGATGACTATAAACTACCGCGAATCCTACAATATATTTGGCACTACCGGCATCTTATTCAATCATGAATCGCCACTCCGGGGTGTTGAATTTGTAACCCGGAAAATTACCGATGCCATCGCGAAAATTTATCATGGGAAACAGAATTATTTTGACATTGGCAACATGGACGTTAAACGCGACTGGGGCTTTGCAAAGGATTTTGTTGAAGGTATGTGGATGATGATGCAAGCCGATAAACCTGATAATTTTGTTCTTGCCACCAACGAATCACATTCCGTAAGGGAATGGATTGAGGTTTGTTTTCAGTTTATTGGAAAGGAAATTGAATGGGAAGGGCAGGGTGAGAGAGAAACCGGCCGGGATTCAAAAACAGGTAAGGTACTGGTTAAAGTTAACCCGGAATTTTATCGTCCTGCCGAAGTTGAATTTCTTATTGGCGATTATTCAAAGGCAAAGCGCGAACTGGGTTGGGAACCCAAAGTTCGGTTCAATGAGCTTGCAGAACTGATGCTCAAATCAGACCTGGAGAAGAATAAATAAGACTAAAGAGTTGGCAGTTTCCAGTTTCCAGTTAGCAAGTGGCAGTAGGCCAAAATCTGAAATCAAGAATTTTGAATTGAACTAGCTTACTGGTTGCGTGGCGTTGGTTTCCAAACGCCCGTCTTCACACCTTTCATGTACCTGAACATGCCAAAAAGCAAAGCAAGGTTCATAGAATAGAAATGTAAAATGAGGCGTAACAGCGAAATGTGAATGTTCAATTTCCTGAGAACCCAATCGCAGACCGGAATCACAAACATTAATAATAATTGTCCTGCCAGGGTCAGTGCATAGAAATCGCTTTGCAATGCCAGTGGAATATTGCTGAGCAAAGCCAGGATCAGAAAAATAGGCCCGAACCAGCGAAGCACCTTGTGCGATAGAAAGGCGAAACCGGTTCCACTCCACGGAGGCCACAGTAAATGCCCGAACCGCCGCAGGTTCTGAAAATTACCGGTAGCTATGCGGATTTTTCTCCTGAACTCGTCGCGCAAACTGTTAGAAACATCTTCGTAAACAATGGCTTCAAGTTCATTTACAGCCTTTTTACCTTTTTCAATCACCTTCATATTGATATAAAAATCATCAACCAGCGAATGGGGTGGCACATCGCTGTAATCCTCCCGCCGTATTGCGTAACATCCGCCAAAAGGCCCCATCATGGTGCCCCATACAAGGCTTTCCATATGTTTCACTTTTACTTCACGGGATATATATGCTTTCTCCTGGTATGAAATGCCTTCCTTTTTGAGACCCATGTTTACCATATGTGAGTCAACAAGCCCGATTTCAGGATTCCTGAAATGCCGGATTAGTTGAATCAATGTGTCTTCGGAAAAGAAAACATTGGCATCAGTGAGAACCAGAATTTCTCCTTTCGATCTACTTACCAGATCGTTCACAACCGATGGCTTGCCACGGCGATCTGTAAAATCAAAATAGCTGATGAGTGAATGATTGGTGCTTAATTCTTTAACGATTGGGATTGTCTGATCGGTTGAAGCATCGGAGCCAACGAGAATTTCAAGCCGGTCCTTGGGGTAATTGCTTTGCAACACGCTGAACATTTTTTCCTTGATGACGCTTTCTTCATTAAAAGCAGCTATGATAACTGAAACAAAAGGCAGGGCCGCATCATTGTACAAAAGCTGATTTGGCTTTTTCCCACTCACCAGCAATTTCAGCAACAGTGGATAAAGAGCATAGCTAAAAACTACAAGGAAAACCGAAAGCCAAAACAATATCACCATGTCAGGGTAGGTGTTTTTGATAAAACGCGCTCAATTCCTGTACGATCTTCAGATTGTCGTAGTGTTGGTTTATAAATGAAGCGGCTTTTCGGCCCATCTCAACCACTCTTTCCTGACCCGAAAGTAGAAACCTCACTGCCACAAGGAATTCCTCAGGATTATCGGCCACCATCATTTCCTTTCCAGATGTTATTTCAATGCCTTCACGCCCGATAGATGTTGTGATTATAGCTTTTCCCATAGCCATGCCTTCAATGATCTTGATCCGCATACCGCTTCCCGAAAGCAGCGGCACAATCATGATAGCTTTTGAACGAATGAAGTTCTGGGCATTTTCAACTTCACCCAGGAATTCAACATTGGGTTCTGAAAATTTTGAGAAATGCGGAGGGGCATTTCTTCCGGCGAGGTAAAATTTCAGATCAGGAAATTCAACCAGTATCCGTGGCCAAACTTTTGAAAAAAACCATTTCAGCCCTTCCTGGTTTGGAGGCCAATCGAGGGCGCCCAAATGGAACAGTGACGGGAAGCCGATATTTCTGAAATCAGGCTTAAAAGC
This window contains:
- a CDS encoding LptF/LptG family permease — its product is MKKIDFLLLKAYIGPLVLTFFIAIFVLLMQFVWKYVDDLVGKGLPWNVVAELMFYASSTFVPMALPLAILLSSLMTFGNLGEHYELVATKAAGVSLRRVMTPLIFLSVAIGIGAFYFSNIVLPIANLKFRSILYDVRQQKLAFNIKEGIYYDGLEGYVIRVGNKENDGKTIRDVMIYDHTDAMGNTTVTLAEWGTMEQTPDGRFLILTLNNGYSYDDKPDRSDPENSPFLRMGFDKEVRRFDLSGFELNRTDEDLFRHNYQMFNLRQLEYSRDSLTNLFVQRRENFAKTMGQNYYYFSRLDSTKIVKPDSTLVFHGDFIAGINHEERQKAIEAAMNSARAVKSTLEGTKSSFSGQLRHIRRHYIEWHRKYTLSVACLILFFVGAPLGAIIRKGGLGLPLVVSTLLFVLFHIASTTGDKYVRTGVMDPWVGMWLSSALFLPLGIWLTYKAVTDSPLMDSDAWGKIFRKRDKNSSENIKTSA
- the gmd gene encoding GDP-mannose 4,6-dehydratase, producing MKKIAFITGITGQDGAYLAEMLLEKDYKVVGGFRRLSTPNFCRLEELGISRKLHLVETDLLDASNLTRIIREVRPTEVYNLGAQSFVAHSFKNPILTGNVTGMGVTNLLEAVRIVDPGIRFYQASTSELFGQAREFPQNENTPFYPRSPYAVAKLYGHWMTINYRESYNIFGTTGILFNHESPLRGVEFVTRKITDAIAKIYHGKQNYFDIGNMDVKRDWGFAKDFVEGMWMMMQADKPDNFVLATNESHSVREWIEVCFQFIGKEIEWEGQGERETGRDSKTGKVLVKVNPEFYRPAEVEFLIGDYSKAKRELGWEPKVRFNELAELMLKSDLEKNK
- a CDS encoding glycosyltransferase, giving the protein MVILFWLSVFLVVFSYALYPLLLKLLVSGKKPNQLLYNDAALPFVSVIIAAFNEESVIKEKMFSVLQSNYPKDRLEILVGSDASTDQTIPIVKELSTNHSLISYFDFTDRRGKPSVVNDLVSRSKGEILVLTDANVFFSEDTLIQLIRHFRNPEIGLVDSHMVNMGLKKEGISYQEKAYISREVKVKHMESLVWGTMMGPFGGCYAIRREDYSDVPPHSLVDDFYINMKVIEKGKKAVNELEAIVYEDVSNSLRDEFRRKIRIATGNFQNLRRFGHLLWPPWSGTGFAFLSHKVLRWFGPIFLILALLSNIPLALQSDFYALTLAGQLLLMFVIPVCDWVLRKLNIHISLLRLILHFYSMNLALLFGMFRYMKGVKTGVWKPTPRNQ